One stretch of Daphnia pulicaria isolate SC F1-1A chromosome 8, SC_F0-13Bv2, whole genome shotgun sequence DNA includes these proteins:
- the LOC124311417 gene encoding prisilkin-39-like, with translation MAIIKIALVFVTLAAVAYATEVAEEVEDLELAESKGKKHGGSSYGYGASSYGYSAPSYGYSAPSYSAPSYSAPSYGYSAPSYGYSAPSYSAPSYSAPSYGYSAPSYSAPSYGYSAPSYSAPSYGYSAPSYGYSAPSYGYSAPSYGKGKGKGKGKGKGKGASYYAAPSYGSYGSSYGGAYGGAYSSGYGSHGYGYGGKGKGKGGY, from the exons ATGGCGATTATCAAA ATTGCGTTGGTCTTTGTGACGTTGGCGGCTGTGGCTTACGCCACGGAGGTGGCCGAAGAGGTCGAGGATTTGGAGTTGGCCGAGTCCAAAGGCAAGAAACACGGTGGAAGCAGCTACGGGTACGGAGCTTCCAGCTACGGCTACAGCGCACCCAGCTACGGCTACAGCGCACCCAGCTACAGCGCTCCTAGCTACAGCGCTCCTAGCTACGGCTACAGCGCACCCAGCTACGGCTACAGCGCACCCAGCTACAGCGCTCCTAGCTACAGCGCTCCTAGCTACGGCTACAGCGCTCCTAGCTACAGCGCTCCTAGCTACGGCTACAGCGCTCCTAGCTACAGCGCTCCTAGCTACGGCTACAGCGCTCCTAGCTACGGTTACAGCGCTCCTAGCTACGGCTACAGTGCGCCCAGCTACGGAAAGGGCAAAGGCAAAGGCAAAGGCAAAGGCAAAGGCAAAGGTGCCAGCTACTACGCCGCCCCCAGCTACGGAAGCTACGGCAGCAGCTACGGTGGTGCTTATGGTGGTGCTTACAGCTCAGGATACGGCAGCCACGGATACGGCTACGGAG GCAAAGGAAAGGGAAAGGGCGGTTATTAA
- the LOC124311448 gene encoding keratin-associated protein 21-1-like isoform X2, translating into MIAFKVLFAVAFVAIAFAAEEQKEQQAVEEQAVASTDSDNSKDLQTAEGTLGAYGAYGAGLGYGAGLGYGGLGYGNGLYGAGLGYGYGAGAGYGGYGHGLGYGAGYGYGGLGGYGGYGGYGAGYGAGYGSNYGHNHGSSGYTAVKKVVSHGSNSHGHGHAHGHGYGHGHGYGHHGLAY; encoded by the exons ATGATTGCCTTCAAG GTTTTGTTTGCCGTCGCCTTTGTCGCCATCGCCTTTGCCGCTGAAGAGCAAAAGGAGCAACAGGCCGTCGAGGAACaagcggtggccagcaccgaCTCTGACAACAGCAAGGATCTCCAAACGGCCGAGGGAACACTCGGAGCGTACGGAGCTTACGGTGCTGGACTCGGTTACGGTGCTGGACTCGGTTATGGGGGACTCGGCTACGGCAACGGATTGTACGGCGCTGGCCTAGGATACGGTTACGGAGCTGGTGCTGGTTATGGCG GTTATGGTCACGGTTTGGGTTATGGCGCCGGATATGGATATGGAGGTCTCGGAGGATACGGCGGATACGGAG GATATGGAGCTGGATATGGAGCCGGCTATGGATCCAACTACGGACACAACCACGGCAGTTCCGGTTACACCGCCGTAAAAAAAGTCGTGAGCCACGGATCAAACAGCCATGGACACGGACACGCCCACGGACACGGCTACGGTCACGGGCACGGCTACGGTCACCACGGACTCGCCTATTAA
- the LOC124311448 gene encoding keratin-associated protein 19-2-like isoform X1, with protein MIAFKVLFAVAFVAIAFAAEEQKEQQAVEEQAVASTDSDNSKDLQTAEGTLGAYGAYGAGLGYGAGLGYGGLGYGNGLYGAGLGYGYGAGAGYGGYGHGLGYGAGYGYGGLGGYGGYGGKEGYGAGYGAGYGSNYGHNHGSSGYTAVKKVVSHGSNSHGHGHAHGHGYGHGHGYGHHGLAY; from the exons ATGATTGCCTTCAAG GTTTTGTTTGCCGTCGCCTTTGTCGCCATCGCCTTTGCCGCTGAAGAGCAAAAGGAGCAACAGGCCGTCGAGGAACaagcggtggccagcaccgaCTCTGACAACAGCAAGGATCTCCAAACGGCCGAGGGAACACTCGGAGCGTACGGAGCTTACGGTGCTGGACTCGGTTACGGTGCTGGACTCGGTTATGGGGGACTCGGCTACGGCAACGGATTGTACGGCGCTGGCCTAGGATACGGTTACGGAGCTGGTGCTGGTTATGGCG GTTATGGTCACGGTTTGGGTTATGGCGCCGGATATGGATATGGAGGTCTCGGAGGATACGGCGGATACGGAGGCAAGGA AGGATATGGAGCTGGATATGGAGCCGGCTATGGATCCAACTACGGACACAACCACGGCAGTTCCGGTTACACCGCCGTAAAAAAAGTCGTGAGCCACGGATCAAACAGCCATGGACACGGACACGCCCACGGACACGGCTACGGTCACGGGCACGGCTACGGTCACCACGGACTCGCCTATTAA
- the LOC124311443 gene encoding glycine-rich cell wall structural protein 2-like isoform X1, with protein MMAFKQVFLALVCVAVAVSSAEEEQQQGAAKDLKTEETHIGGYGLGNGLYGAGQFGHGLYGHGLGYGNGLALGGIGSYPGAYGGYGGYGGLGGYGGVGAYGAGHYGAGVVPYGGIGAYGGIGGGYGANHKNAYGSNHGHNQGHSNYESFNKVISHQSHNSGSGGHHSGSAGHALGGVGGIAAY; from the exons atgatggcATTTAAG CAGGTTTTCCTGGCCCTCGTTTGTGTGGCAGTTGCCGTCAGTTCGGCGGAAGAGGAACAGCAACAGGGGGCCGCAAAGGACTTGAAGACGGAAGAGACGCACATTGGCGGCTACGGATTAGGCAACGGACTCTACGGCGCCGGCCAATTCGGCCACGGCCTCTACGGTCATGGGCTCGGCTACGGCAACGGCCTGGCCCTTGGCGGAATTGGATCTTATCCTGGTGCCTACGGGGGATACGGGGGTTATGGAGGCCTTGGGGGATACGGCGGAGTCGGAGCATATGGAGCCGGTCACTACGGAGCTGGGGTGGTGCCTTACGGCGGAATCGGAGCTTATGGCGGAATCGGGGGAGGATACGGCGCTAACCACAAAAACGCGTACGGATCGAACCACGGCCACAACCAGGGCCACTCCAATTACGAAAGTTTCAACAAAGTGATCAGCCATCAAAGCCACAACTCAGGATCCGGCGGACATCATTCTGGAAGCGCTGGCCATGCCCTTGGTGGAGTCGGAGGCATCGCTGCCTATTAA
- the LOC124311443 gene encoding glycine-rich cell wall structural protein 2-like isoform X2: MMAFKVFLALVCVAVAVSSAEEEQQQGAAKDLKTEETHIGGYGLGNGLYGAGQFGHGLYGHGLGYGNGLALGGIGSYPGAYGGYGGYGGLGGYGGVGAYGAGHYGAGVVPYGGIGAYGGIGGGYGANHKNAYGSNHGHNQGHSNYESFNKVISHQSHNSGSGGHHSGSAGHALGGVGGIAAY, encoded by the exons atgatggcATTTAAG GTTTTCCTGGCCCTCGTTTGTGTGGCAGTTGCCGTCAGTTCGGCGGAAGAGGAACAGCAACAGGGGGCCGCAAAGGACTTGAAGACGGAAGAGACGCACATTGGCGGCTACGGATTAGGCAACGGACTCTACGGCGCCGGCCAATTCGGCCACGGCCTCTACGGTCATGGGCTCGGCTACGGCAACGGCCTGGCCCTTGGCGGAATTGGATCTTATCCTGGTGCCTACGGGGGATACGGGGGTTATGGAGGCCTTGGGGGATACGGCGGAGTCGGAGCATATGGAGCCGGTCACTACGGAGCTGGGGTGGTGCCTTACGGCGGAATCGGAGCTTATGGCGGAATCGGGGGAGGATACGGCGCTAACCACAAAAACGCGTACGGATCGAACCACGGCCACAACCAGGGCCACTCCAATTACGAAAGTTTCAACAAAGTGATCAGCCATCAAAGCCACAACTCAGGATCCGGCGGACATCATTCTGGAAGCGCTGGCCATGCCCTTGGTGGAGTCGGAGGCATCGCTGCCTATTAA